The genomic segment GCACGTTGTGGACCGCGCCCGCGAAGTACCAGGGGAAGAGGAGAGGAAAGACGAGCTCGCTCGCGGCGAACGCGGCGCCGAAGACGAGCGGGAAGGGCCAACCTCGCTGCGCGGCGCGTCCGGTGAGCCAGCCGAGCAGCGCGAGGCGCCCGCCCTGGTAGACGCAGATGAAGGACGTGAAGAAGAGGCAGAGGAACAGCCCGAACCCGCTGAAGGTGCGGAGCATGTTGGCGAGCCAGTAGAACCCGCCCATGTTCATCGCGAACCCGCAGAGGAGCCCGAGCAGCGCCGCGCGCTTCGGCGTCTGCCCGATGAGCACGACGTAGAGCGGCACGAGCGCCACGAACGCCAGCGGCCACACATCGAACCCAGCAAACGACACGAAGTACAGACACCCCGAGAGCGCCGCCCCCGCCCACGCGAGCTTCCCCCGCACGAGCGCCCGCGCCTCCCGCTGCACACCCGGCGACACCTTCGTCCCCTCCACCGCCGCGCCCTTCTTCGCGTCCGCGCCGTCGTCCTTCTTCGCGTTCGCGCCGGTCTGGGCCTCGTCGGGCGCCTTCGTTGCGTCGGCGGATGCCTTTGCTGCGTCCTTCTTTGCGTCGCCGTCCGCGCTCATTGGCCTGGGAGGCTACTCGCAGCGCCGCACCCGCCAAAGCCGAAAGCCGGGACGGCGGCGCTATTCCGTGCGCTGGATGATGTGGAAGCCGAAGGGAGACTCGACGATGCCGGAGATCTGGCCGACCTGAAGCTTGAACGCCGCCTCTTCGAACTCGGGGACCATCTTGCCGTGACCGAAGACGCCGAGCGAGCCGCCGCGGGCGCCGGCGTTGGGCTCATCCGAGTAGTCGACCACGAGGCGCGCGAAGTCCGCTTTCGCGCGGGCCTTGCGCAGCACCTCCTCCGCGACCGCCTGCGCCTGGTCGCGCGACCGCACCACCGAGGTCGGCGCTCCCTGCGCGCCCATCCACTGCACGAGGACGTGCCGCGCGCCGATCCTCTTCGGCGGCGGCTGCGTCGGCGCGGCCGCCGGCTCCGGATCCTGCGCGCCCGAGGCGGGGCTGCTCTCGCCGGTCGTGCGGAACGCCGGAGCGGGCGGACCCGACGGTGCGCCGCCGCCGCCGCCCAGCGCGCCGATCGGGTTCGGCTGCGACTCGCGCGTCGGGGCTGCGCCGGTCGGATCGGTGGTGCGCGGCTCGGTCGCCCTGGCCGCCACGTTGGCCTCGCTGTTCCCCGTGACGGTCGTGGTCGCGCCGGGGTTGGCGCCGCAAGCGAAGAGGAACGAGGCGAGCGTGACGGCGGGTACAGCGGAGCGGATCACGGCTGTCTTCTAAATCACTTCTTCACGATCTCGACCAGCTCCACGTCGAACACGAGCGTGGCGTTCGGCGGGATCGCCGACCCCGCGCCGCGCGCGCCGTAGCCGAGCTCGGGCGGGATCGTGAGCTTGCGCTTGCCGCCGACCTTCATGCCGGCGACGCCCTGGTCCCAACCCTTGATGACGCGGCCGGCGCCGAGCGGGAACTCGAACGGCTTGTCGCCGTGCTTCTTCGACGCGTCGAACTCGGTGCCGTTCGTGAGCTGGCCGACGTAGTGCACGCGCACGACGTCGCCCGCCTTCGCCTCGTCGCCCTTGCCGACGACGACGTCCTTGATCTCGAGCTTCGCGTTCGGATCCGACGGCGGCGCGGGCGGCGGGGCAGGGGCCGGCGCGGGAGCCGGAGGCGGCGCGGGCGCGGGCGCGGCCGCCGCGGCGTTGGTCACCGGCTCGCCCTGGATGGGCTCTTCCTTCGCCGGCTCCGTGAGCTTCGAGCACGCGGAGGTCCCGAGCGCGACGAGGACGAGGCTCACCTGAACAGGGACGACAAGACGCATGGCCGGGGACCTTACTACATCTGGTACCATGGGGGGGACTTGGCGCGCGTGCTGCACATCGAGGACGATCCGCGAAACCGGCTCCTGGTTCGCAAGCTTTTGTCGGGCGACGGCCACGAGGTGATCGACGCCGCCGACGGTCTCGAAGGCGTCCGCCTCGCGATCGCGCAGCGCCCCGACATCGTGCTCGTCGACCTGAACATCCCCGGCCTCGACGGCTTCGAGGTCACGCTCCGCCTCCGCACCGAGGCGTCGCTCAACGGCGTGCCCATCGTCGCGATCACGGCGGAGGGCGATCGCGAGACGAGCTTCGCGGTCGGCTGCGACGGCTTCCTCCAGAAGCCCATCGACGCGCGCAACTTCGCGAAGCAGGTCGCGAGCTACATCGGCGGTCGCCGCGAGCGCATGATGTCGACGCCCGACGTGCAGGGCGAGCGCCTCCGCATCCAGTCGGGCCGCATCGTCGCGCACCTCGAGGAGAAGGTCGCCGAGCTCTCCGCCGCGAACGAGCGCCTGCGCGAGGTCGAGAAGCTCCGCACCGAGTTCTACCGCAACATCTCGCACGAGCTCGCGACGCCGCTCACGCCGATCGTCGGCTACCTCCGCATGCTCATCGACGAGGAGCTCGGCGACCTCTCGAAGCCGCAGCAGAAGGCGCTCCGCGCGATGGACGACTGCATCCGTCGCCTCCGCTCCGTCATGGACAACCTCATCGACGTGACCGGCCTCGAGACCGGCAAGATGCGGTTCTTCCACAAGGACTACGATTTCCTCGACACCGTGCGCCGCGCCATCGCCTGGCACGCCGACGCCTTCGCCGAGCGGAAGATCACGATGCTCGAGGAGTTCCCGCGCGGCGGCCTCCCCGGCTACGGCGACAGCGATCGGCTCGGGCGCGCGATGAGCCAGCTCCTCGACAACGCGGCGAAGTTCACGCCCGAGGGCGGCATCGTCGGCGTCATGGTCCGACCGCGCGAGGCGGCCTACGAGCTCGTCGTCGCGGACACCGGCGCCGGCATTCCGAAGGAGCGCCAGGACAAGGTGTTCGATCCGTTCTACCAGGTCGACGGCTCCGCCACGCGCTCGTTCGGCGGCACCGGCGTCGGCCTCGCGATCGCGCGTCGCGTCGCGCGCGGCCTCGGCGGCGACGTGAAGATCCTCCAGGAGGGCGCCTCGATCGAGGGCATGTTCCTCGGCGGCGCCGCCTTCAGCCTCACCGTCGCGAAGCGCGCGCCGACCGTCGTCGTCGATACGGCCACCGGCTGACGCGCGGATGCCGTACCTCGACTGGAACGCGACGACGCCCCCTCATCCGGACGTGCTCGCGGCGATGCGCGCGGCGAGCGAGCGCGCGTGGGCGAACCCGTCGAGCGTGCACGCGCACGGTCGCGCGGCGCGCGCGGTCGTCGAGGACGCGCGCGCGGCGGTCGCGGCGCTCACCGGCACCGACGCGCGCGACGTGGTCTTCACCGCCGGCGGCACCGAAGCGAACAACCTCGCGCTGCGGTCGCTCGCGCACGGAGGCACCCTCGTCACGAGCCGCCTCGAGCACCCGTCGATCACGCGCGTGGCGGAGGCGCTCGAGCGCGAGGGCGGCGCGATCGTGCGCTGGCTCGCGGTTCGCGACGGCGCGATCGATCTCGAGGACCTCGATCGCGCGCTCGCCGAGCCCCGCGGGCCCACGCTCGTGACGGTCCAGGCCGTCAACCACGAGACCGGGATCGTGCAGCCCGTCGCGGAGACGATCGCGCGCGCCCGCGCCGCGAACGCGCGCGTGCACGTCGACGCGGTGCAAGGCTGGGGCAAGCTCGAGGTGCCCTCCGGCTGGGACACCGCCTCGATCGCGCCGCACAAGATGCGCGGGCCGAAGGGGATCGGCGCGCTCGCGTGCAGGGAAGGGGTGAAGGTCGCGTCGCTCCTCCTCGGCGGATCGCAGGAGAAGGGCGTGCGCCCCGGCACCGTCGACGCAGCGCTCGCGGCCGGCTTCGGCCACGCCGCCGAGATCGCGCGCACGTCCCCCGCGCGATGGGCCGCGCTCGCGCCGCTCCGCGATCGGCTAGAGGCCGAGCTCGTCCGCCTCGGCGCCCGAAGCGTCAGCCACGGAAAGCCGCGCGCCCCTCACGTCGTCAGCACGACATGGCCCGCGTGGACCGGCGCCGAGCTCGTCGCCGCCCTCGACCTCGAAGGCGTCAGCGTCTCGAGCGGCGCAGCCTGCAGCGCCGGAACGGTCGAGCCCTCCCCGGTCCTCCTCGCGATGTTCGACCCCGACACCGCCAAACGCGGCCTCCGCCTCTCCCTCGGCGACACGACGACCGAGAAAGACATCACCCTCACCCTCGCCGCCTTCACCCACATCACCGCCCGCCCATAAACGACAAACCCCGGCCCGAGCAAAGCCCGGCCAGGGTCGAAAAGGTCGGTCGAAGGCCCCCAAAAGCCATAGTCCGTCGAAGGCTCGAAGGACCATCCCGAAGGACCCCAGCTCAAGGACCCCAGGGTCCCCCAAAGGGGCCCCAGAAGCGGCCGCGGATGCGGTCGCGAAGCGACCCTCGCGCAAAGCGCGAGGGCCGTGTCTGGGGTAGGGTGTCGGGGCGAAGCCCCGACTCAGAAGGGAGGCGGAACCGCCGCCGCCTGCGCGTACGTCGGCGGCGGATCGACCACGAGGAGCGGGCTGAGGCCGAGGCTCGGCGTCGAGACCTGCTGGTACGGGTCGATGTCGATCGTCGGGATGATGACGCCCTCGACGTTCGGGAGCTGGTTGTTCGCGGCGATGTCGTACGCGGGCGGCATCACCTCGCTGAGCTTCACGCCCGGCGTGAGCCAGTCGCGGTGGTCGTCGACCGCGATCGCGAGGTTCCGATCGACGGGCGCCGCCACGTCGGTCGGGACCGGGTACGCGATCGGCGTGTCGTCCGACACGCGGGCCGTGTCGATCTTCTCCGCCGCCACCGTCTCCTCCTCCTCCGCAGGCTCGTAGATTTCGGTGCGGTCCACAGCGCAACCGAGGGCGAGCTGGGCGAGGCAGGCGGCGAGTGCAGCAACGAGCAAGCGGTTCATGGCGATCCTCCGGTCCCTTGTCGGAGGAAGCTAGGTGCATCCGTCGGGCCAACCCAATTTCGCGGGAAAAATGCCGGATTCTTGGTCGAAGGCCTGGATCTGCCACGGCCCACAGCCTCGGCCGAATGGAGACGCAATTTGGACGTCTCGCCGCGTCGAAGGCACCGAAACGCCGAGAATCACGCGCTTTCGTGCGAGGCACGCGGCTCGCTAGGCGCTGATTCTCTGCGGATCCACTTCCATAAATGGCCGCCGTTTCAGCTGGCCCTGCAACGATCCGGAGGGTGGGGCCTACAGACACCTACACGATCCGTGGGTCACGGCCCGGCCACCTGAATCGGGAGCCAGAGCGCCTTGATCGTCTTGGTCTCCGCCGCTTTTTCGTAGCCGGCGAGGCCGAAGAGGATGTTCCACCAGTACCCGGTCGGGTTCTCGCCATAGGAGAAGACCGGGAGGAGGTGGAACTGCCAGTCGGTCCCGCCCGAGACCCGGCGCTCGCGGTAGAGCGTGTTGCCGGCCACCTGCGTCACCGTGCCGTCGGTGCTGTCGGCGAAGCGCCAGTAGAGGGGGAACCCCACCGTGGTGCGGCCCTTCGCGCTCGCGAAGTCCCAGAAGATCGGCGCGATGACGGTGTGCGAGCTGTCCTTGTCGCGGCCGAGGTACACGAGCGGGTGGAAGTCCGTCTCCCAGCCGTTCACGTCGCGCGTGTACGTGATGTTCGGGAAGATCCAGTGCGTCCGCGTGACGTTGAAGCTCTCGAACTGCCCGTAGAGCGGCGTCAGGAACGTGCGCCCCTTCGGGCTGGAAGAGCCGTAATAGAACGGGAAGATGCCGAGCGAGTCGAAGCCGACGTCGGTGTCCTTGTTCCGGTAGTAGACCGGCAGGATCGGCCCCGCCATCGTCAGCGACGTCGCGCCCTTCCGCGTCGTCGCGCGCGAGAAGAACGGCGTGATCATCGTGTCCGCCGTCGTCGTGACGCGGCGGATGTAGCCCGGCAGGACGAGCAGGTTCTTCTCCGGGCTCGTGCCGTAGTGGAAGAACGGAAAGAGCGTCGTGTGCGACTCCTTCACGCCGCCGTCTTCGGGCTTGCCGCGGATCGAGAAGAAGAACGGCGCGACGTCGAAGATCGATCGCTTCGCGTTCTCCTCCCAGATGAGCGGCCCCACCACCGTGAGCTTGCTCTCGTCGATCTCGCGCTCGCGATGGAAGTAGAGGAGCGGCGGGATCAGCGTGTACGTCTTCCGGCCGCCGTCGAGATCGCCGTTGTCGCCGTGGAACCAGAGCGGGGCGACGCCCATGTCGACGTCGCGGTTCGTGCGATCGCGGAAGTAGGGGCCCACGAGCGCGAACGCGCTCTTCTCGCCCCAGTGCGCGGTCGTGAGGAGGAGCGGCGAGTGGAAGTAGCCGCCGTCCTTGCGCTTGCCCTGGAAGTAGAGCGGCGCGAGCCAGTTGTCGTGCTCGCCCGGCGCCTCGCGATGCGCGAACGGCCCCAGCACCAGCACCTTGTTCTCGCGATCGCGCACACGCCACGCGAGCGGGAACAAGATGTCCGCGTCCACCTTCGGCGAGCGCCGCTGGTAGAAGAGGAGCGCGGAGAGCCGCTCCATGTCCGTCTTCTCCGTCTTCGCGCCGGTCTGCGGATCGAGCCCGCGCGTGTGCTCGAGGTAGAGCGGCGGCACCATCCGGAAGCGAAAGTCGCTCTTCCGGTTCTCGTAGTACGGGAACCACGTGCGGTGGCTCGCGCCCTCCGGCTCCGGCGGCGCGGTGGAGTCGTCGGTGCCGATCGTCTTCTCGATCCCCTCGGGGACGACGAGCGGATCGGTCGGGACCATCACGGTGGGCTCGCCGCCGGGGCGCGCGGAGGGCGAAGGACCTTGCGACGCCGGATCGTCGTCGTCGCCCGGGCCGCGCTGCGGGCCGACCTGTTTGTTCCGCGTCGGTCGCGACTGCGTCGGCCCCTGCTTCGGTCCGCCGCCGCCGCCGATCGTCTGCGCCCACGCGTCCTGTGCGAGCAAGGTCATCGCGACGGCGCCGGAGAGCGAGACGATCGAGCGGAGGTCGAGCTTCACGACTACTTGCCGCTCGAGAGGATCGCGGAGACGCGGGCGACGACGTCCGCGCGCGGGACCTTGTCCTGCGTGCGCGCGGCGAGGTCCTTCACGACGACGACGCCCTCCGCGAGCTCCTGCTCGCCGAGGATGAGCCCGACGCGCGCGCCGAGCGCGTCCGAGCGGCGGAGGAGCGCCTTCATCGACGCGCCGCGCGTGTCGACCTCGCAGCGCCAGCCCGCGCGCCGCACGTCGCGCCCGAGCACGAGCGCCTGCGCGTGCGCGTCCGCGCCGACCGGCGCGACGAAGACGTCGACCACGCTCGGCGAGACCTCGAGGCCCGACGCGATGAGGAGCCGCTCGAGCCCGGCCGCGAACCCGATCGCGGGGATGTCGGGGCCGCCGAGGTCCTTCACCATGCCGTCGTAGCGGCCGCCGCCCGCGAGCGTGCTGCCGGCGCCGAGCTTGTCGTACCCGCCTTTGATCTCGAAGAGCGTGCGCGCGTAGTAGTCGAGGCCGCGGACGATCTTCGCGTCGACCTGGTAGCTCGTGCCGAGCGCGTCGAGCTGGCGCCGGAGCCCGTCCCAGTGCGCGCGATCGGCCTCGACGAGGTGGTCGAGGATCGCGGGCGCGGTCTGGATCGCCTCCTGATCGAGCGGGTGCTTCGAGTCGAGGACGCGGAGCGGGTTCTGCGCGAGGCGCCGCTGCGAGTCGGGCGACAGCTTGTCCTTCATCCGCTCGAGGTGCGCGACGAGGAGGTCCCTGTACTTTGCACGCGTCTCGAGGCCGCCGATCGAGCTGACGAACACGTCCGGCGACGCGATCCCGATCTCCTTCATCAGCTCGACGAGCGCGTCGATCATCTCCGCGTCGCAGCCGGGGCCCGCGTCGCCGAAGCACTCCGCCCCGACCTGGTAGAACTGGCGGTAGCGGCCCGCCTGCGGCTTCTCCGCGCGGAACATCGGGCCGACGTAGTACCAGCGCGTCACCGGCTCGGTGTTGTGGACGCCGTGCTCGACGAACGCGCGGACCGCGCTCGCGGTGCCCTCCGGCCGCAGCGTGAGCGCGTCGTCGTGATGCTTGAAGGAGTACATCTCCTTCTCCACGACGTCGGTCGCTTCGCCGATCGCGCGGACGAAGAGCGGCGTGTGCTCGACGTACGGCGTGCGGACCTCGCGGTAGCCGAGCCGTTCCATGGCGCGGCCGAAGGCCTCCTCGACCGCGTGCCAGCGACCGATGACGCCGGGGAGGACGTCGTTCATCCCCTTCACGGCTTTCACGAGCGGATTCGGTGCGCCCAAGGCGCACGGCTTATCGCCCTGGCGGGCGGAGGGGTCAAGCACGTTGGCACCCAGCGCCGAGCCGGGTAAGAAGGCGATTTGGTGGGAGAAGAGCCGAAGAAACGAAAGCCCGGGAAGGCGGTGTGCGCGCTGGATCCCGGCGCGGTCCGGATCGGGGTGGCGGTCTCCGACGAGCTCGGCCTGATGGCCCACCCTCGCGGCGCGCTCGCCGCGAGGCCGCGCCCCGCGTTCCTCGACGCCCTCGGCGCGCTGGTCCGCGCCGAGAACATCGGCCGGATCGTGGTCGGTCTCCCGCTCGATCTGAAGGGCACCGAGGGCGAGGCAGCGCGCCGCGTCCGCGATCTCGCGCAGGCGATCGCGGACGCGACCGGCTGCGACGTGGAGCTCTTCGACGAGCGGCTCACCACGGTGGAGGCGCAGCGCGCGTTGACCGACAGCGGCCTGAGCCGCAAGGAGTCGCGCGCGCGGATCGACGAGGCGGCCGCGACCGCGATCCTGCAAGCGTGGCTCGACGCGCGCGCGCGGCGCCGGGCGGCGAAGGCGCGATGAGCACGTCGGAGGCGAAGGTCCCGCTCTCGGGCAAGGGCGAGCGCCGCAAGCGCAAGGGCCGGCGCCGCACGTCGAGCAAGCCGGACGGCAAGCCGCGAAAGACCTGGCTGATCTGGCTCCTCGCCGGCGCGCTCCTCGCCGTCTTCTTCACGTACCTCTTCGTGATCTTCCCGTCGCGCGGCGGACCGGGCACCGGCAAGGACGTCGAGGTCGTCGTCGATCGCGACGAGCCCGCGTCGGCGGTCGCGGAGAAGCTCGCCGCCGCGGGCCTCCTCTCGTCGCCGCGCGTCTTCGCGCTGTACGTGAAGATCACCGGTCTCCGCGCGGCGCCGGGCCAGCACCTCCTCACCGACGACGCGAGCCCGCACGAGCTCGTCCGGCGCCTCGAGCGCGAAGGTCACGCGGCGCGCGCGAAGGTGACGATCCCGGAGGGCTTCACGCGCTTCGACATCGCGAAGCGGCTCCAGGCGCTCCACGTCGCGTGGAGCCAGGCCTTCCTCGACGCGTCGTCGAGCGCGGAGCTGTTGCGCGAGGTGGGGATCGACGGCGACAGCGCGGAGGGCTACCTCTTCCCCGCGACGTACGAGCTCCCGTACGACAGCGATCCGAAGGAGATCGTGCGGCGGCTCGTGGCGGAGCTCGATCGACGGTGGGTGCAGCTCGAGCAGAACCACCGCCTCGGTCGCGCGCAGCTCGAGCAGAGCCTCGGCTGGAACAAGCGCGAGATCCTCACCCTCGCGTCGATGGTCGAGAAGGAGGCCGCGGTCGACGACGAGCGCCCCATCATCGCGAGCGTGTTCTTGAACCGCCTCCGCGATCCGGCGTTCAAGCGCAAGGTGCTGCAGTGCGATCCGACGTCGGGCTACGGCTGCCTCGCGCTGCGCGACAAGATCCCGGCGTGCGCGGGCTACACCGGGAAGGTCACGCACGCGATCAACGTCGACCCCGCGAACACGTACTCGACCTACGTGCACGAGGGCCTGCCGCCGGGCCCGATCGCGAACCCGGGGACGAAGTCGCTCCAGGCCGTGCTCGCCCCCGCCACCACGAAGTACCTCTACTTCGTCGTCCGCGGCGATCGGCGGCACGCCTTCAGCGAGACGCTCGAGGAGCACAACACGGCAGTGAAGGACTTTCGCGAACGTACGTCGAAGGATCACTAACCCGGTCGCACACGAGCGCGACCTTGCGATAGGATCCCTCGTCATGACCCGCTTCCGTTTCCTCTTCGCCGTCGTCCTGGGGCTCTTCCTCACGTTCACGCTCGGCGCCTCGGCGCAGGGAATGATCCACACGGGCGACGCGATCCGCACGAAGTCGGTCGGTCCGTTCACGGCGAAGGTCTACGCGATCCGTCACGACATGGCGTCGGCGCCGCCGCAGAAGACGAAGCAGGCGGTCATCGACGCGGACGTGAACAAGGTCTTCACCTGGGTCATGCTCCGCGACGTCGACAGCTCGAAGATCCAGAAGGCGCTCCGCGACGCGTTCGCGATGAACGGCTACGGCGACGCCGGCAAGATCGGCCAGTTCGTCGGGGCGTTCAGCAAGGAAGAGGTCAAGGAGAAGTCCACCGTCGTCATCAGCTACAACGCGACGTCGAAGGCGGTGACGATCACGGTGAAGGACGGCTCCTCGGCCACGGTCGCGGGCGCCGACTTCATGAAGGCGGTCTGGCGGATCTGGCTCGGCAAGATCGACCAGCCTTCGATGGGCGATCAGCTGATCGCGAAGCTCCCCGGCTGATCGTTGCAGCCCTGGCAGCAGGCCGCGCTCGGGGCCTCGTGCCTCATCGCGTTCCACTACCTGCTCCTCCGCGCCGCCGCGGGTCGAGTCGGTGACTCGCTCGGGGCGTTGATCCTCGAGGGCACCGCCGCGCTCGGCATCTTCGTGTACTGGCTCTCCGTGCGCCCGGACGCGACGCCGGCGACGCGCACCGGCGTCGTCCTCGCGGCGCTGTCGGGGCTCGGCATCTCGGGCGGGAGCATCCTCCTCTTCTTCGCGCTCCGGCGCGGAGGTCCGGTCGCCGCGACCGGCACGATCGTCCTCGGCGGCGGCGTCGCGATCAGCGCCCTCCTCGCGCCCATTCTCTTCAAGGAGCCGCTCACGCTTCGTCGTATCGTGGGCGTGCTCTTCGGGATCGTCGCGATGGTGATCCTGTCGACGGAGAAGCCCACATGACGATCCACGTCCTCGCCGGAGACATCGGCGGCACCCGCGCCCGCTTCGCGATCTTCGAGGTCAGCGGAGCGATGCCGCGCCTCGTTCACCAGGACACGCTCGAGAGCCGCTCCTACCGCACGTTCGAAGCGTGCCTGAAGGACTTCCTCGATCGCGGCCGCCTCTCGATCGCGGCGGCGAGCATGGGCATCGCCGGTCCCGTCGTCGACCAGCGCGTGAAGACGACGAACCTCCCGTGGACGATCGACGCGCGGTCGCTCACGAAGCGCTTCGCGATCGAGAAGGTCACCCTCTTGAACGATCTCGTCGCGGCCGGTCTCGGCGCGATCGCGTCGCCGCCCAAGAACGTGGTGTCGGTCTACAACGGGCGGCCGAAGACGAAGGGCGGCAACCTCGCCGTCATCGCCGCAGGGACCGGCCTCGGCGAGGCGATGTTCATCTGGGACGGCGACGAGCACATCGCGTGCGCGACGGAGGGCGGCCACACCGACTTCGCGCCGCGGAACGGGGTCGAGGACGAGCTCCTCGCGTACCTCCGCGCCGAGTACGGCCGCGTCAGCTACGAGCGCATCGCGTCGGGGTCCACCATCTCCGTCGTCCATCGCTTCTTCGTCCAGGAGCAGCGGGTCAAGGAGTCGAAGGACGCGGCGGCGAAGGTGGCGAACGCGGAGGATCCGAACGTCGCGATCGTCGAGCTCGCGCTGAGCGGAAAGAGCGAGGCGGCGACGCGCGCGCTCGATCTCTGGTGCAGCGTCTACGGCTCGGAGGCGGGCAACCTCGCGCTCAAGTCCCTCTCGACCGCGGGCGTGTTCCTCTGCGGAGGCGTCTCCGGCTCGCTCGCCTCCGTGCTCGCGAGCGGCCTCCCTTCACGCAAGAAGCGCAAGGGCGCGAGCCCCTTCATCGAGGCGTTCCTCGACAAGGGCCGCCTCCGCCCCGTCGTCGAGGCGATCCCGGTCGCGGTGTGCATGGAGAAGAAGGCGGGCCTCCTCGGCGCCGCGACCCACGCCGCGAGCGCCGCGCTCGCGGACAAGAAGAAGAAGACACGCTCACGCTGAGGTGTTGCAGTTGACTACAGCGGCGGGGCGAGCTCCGTCTGCGTCTGTAGACGACACGAGGGTGGCAGTTTAGCGTGCGGCCCATGGCGCGCGAATACTCTCCGAAAGAAGTCGAGCTGGCCGTCAACGCGATCAAGACGCTGTCGATCGACGGCGTCGAGAAAGCGAACAGCGGACACCCCGGGACGCCGATGGGGCTCGCGGACATCTCGTTCGAGATCTTCTCGCGCTACCTCCGCTACGACCCGAAAGACCCGAGTTGGATCGGTCGCGACCGCTTCGTGCTCTCGTGCGGCCACGCGTCGATGCTCGTCTACTCGATGCTGCACCTCGCGGGGTACGACCTGTCGCTCGACGACCTGAAGAACTTCCGGCAGTGGGACTCGAAGACGCCGGGCCACCCCGAGCACACCCACACGCCGGGGGTGGAGACGACGACGGGCCCGCTCGGGCAGGGGATCGGCAACGCGGTCGGCTTCGCGCTCGGCGCGCACCTCAAGGCCGCGCGCTTCGGCAAGGCCTACGACGCGGTGCGCGTCTTCGCGCTCTGCTCCGACGGCGACGTGATGGAAGGCGTCGCGGCGGAGGCGTCGAGCCTCGCCGGCCACCTCGGCCTCGCGAACCTCGTCATGATCTACGACGACAACAAGATCACGATCGAGGGCGAGACCGATCTCGCGTTCAGCGAGGACGTCGGCAAGCGCTACGAGTCGTACGGCTGGTTCGTGCAGCGCATCGACGGCCACGACCACGTCCAGATCCGGAAGGCGATCGACGCCGCCCTCGCGCAGAAGGACAAGCCCTCCTTCATCGTCGCGCGCACGCACATCGCGAACGGCGCCCCGAACGCGCACGACACCGCGGAGGCGCACGGCGCGCCGCTCGGCAAGGAGGAGATCGCCCTCACGAAGAAGGGGATGGGCTGGGACGAGAACAAGCACTTCCACGTCCCGGACGAGGTGTACGCGCTCTTCAAGGACCGCGCGGCCGACAACCAGAAGGACAAGGCGGCGTGGCAGGCCGACGTCGACGCGTGGAAGAAGGCGAACGCGGAGCTCGCGGCGCAGCTCGACAAGTTCGAGGCGCGCTACGTGCCGGAGGATCTCTACGAGCAGCTCCTGAAAGCGCTGCCGGAGAAGGAGGACGCGACGCGCAACATCTCGAACGCGATCCAGCAGATCGTCGCGGAGAAGGTGCCCTCGCTCATCGGCGGCTCCGCCGACCTCGCCCCGTCGACGAAGACGCTCATCAAGAAGAGCGGCAGCATCGCGAAGAGCTCGTTCGAAGGACGGAACCTCCACTTCGGCATCCGCGAGCACGGCATGGGCGCGGTCTGCAACGCGCTCGCGCTCTCGGGCGGCATCATCCCCTACGGCGCGACGTTCCTCATCTTCAGCGACTACATGCGCCCGAGCATCCGCCTCTCCGCGCTCGGCGACATGCAAGTCTTGTGGATCTTCACCCACGACTCGGTCTTCCTCGGCGAAGACGGTCCGACCCACCAGCCGGTCGAGCAGCTCTGGGCGCTCCGCCACATCCCGCACCTCGCCGTCGTCCGTCCCGCCGACGCGCTCGAGACCGCGGCGGCGTGGGCGCTCGCGCTTTCACGCAAGAAGGCGCCGACCGCGTTCTCTCTCACGCGCCAGAAGCTCCCGCACTTCAAGCGCGACGACGGCTTCGATCCGAAGGACGTGCTGAAGGGCGCGTACATCGCGCAGGAGGCGACGGGCGGGAAGCCCGACGTCGTCCTCATCGCGACGGGGAGCGAGGTGCAGCTCGCGGTCGGGGCGCGCGAGCGGCTCGAGAAGGCGGGGAAGAAGGTGCGCGTCGTGAGCGCGCCCTGCCTCGACGTCTTCGAGGAGCAGGACA from the Labilithrix sp. genome contains:
- the mltG gene encoding endolytic transglycosylase MltG; the encoded protein is MARRARAAPGGEGAMSTSEAKVPLSGKGERRKRKGRRRTSSKPDGKPRKTWLIWLLAGALLAVFFTYLFVIFPSRGGPGTGKDVEVVVDRDEPASAVAEKLAAAGLLSSPRVFALYVKITGLRAAPGQHLLTDDASPHELVRRLEREGHAARAKVTIPEGFTRFDIAKRLQALHVAWSQAFLDASSSAELLREVGIDGDSAEGYLFPATYELPYDSDPKEIVRRLVAELDRRWVQLEQNHRLGRAQLEQSLGWNKREILTLASMVEKEAAVDDERPIIASVFLNRLRDPAFKRKVLQCDPTSGYGCLALRDKIPACAGYTGKVTHAINVDPANTYSTYVHEGLPPGPIANPGTKSLQAVLAPATTKYLYFVVRGDRRHAFSETLEEHNTAVKDFRERTSKDH
- a CDS encoding chalcone isomerase family protein, with translation MTRFRFLFAVVLGLFLTFTLGASAQGMIHTGDAIRTKSVGPFTAKVYAIRHDMASAPPQKTKQAVIDADVNKVFTWVMLRDVDSSKIQKALRDAFAMNGYGDAGKIGQFVGAFSKEEVKEKSTVVISYNATSKAVTITVKDGSSATVAGADFMKAVWRIWLGKIDQPSMGDQLIAKLPG
- the glk gene encoding glucokinase, with amino-acid sequence MTIHVLAGDIGGTRARFAIFEVSGAMPRLVHQDTLESRSYRTFEACLKDFLDRGRLSIAAASMGIAGPVVDQRVKTTNLPWTIDARSLTKRFAIEKVTLLNDLVAAGLGAIASPPKNVVSVYNGRPKTKGGNLAVIAAGTGLGEAMFIWDGDEHIACATEGGHTDFAPRNGVEDELLAYLRAEYGRVSYERIASGSTISVVHRFFVQEQRVKESKDAAAKVANAEDPNVAIVELALSGKSEAATRALDLWCSVYGSEAGNLALKSLSTAGVFLCGGVSGSLASVLASGLPSRKKRKGASPFIEAFLDKGRLRPVVEAIPVAVCMEKKAGLLGAATHAASAALADKKKKTRSR
- the tkt gene encoding transketolase; amino-acid sequence: MAREYSPKEVELAVNAIKTLSIDGVEKANSGHPGTPMGLADISFEIFSRYLRYDPKDPSWIGRDRFVLSCGHASMLVYSMLHLAGYDLSLDDLKNFRQWDSKTPGHPEHTHTPGVETTTGPLGQGIGNAVGFALGAHLKAARFGKAYDAVRVFALCSDGDVMEGVAAEASSLAGHLGLANLVMIYDDNKITIEGETDLAFSEDVGKRYESYGWFVQRIDGHDHVQIRKAIDAALAQKDKPSFIVARTHIANGAPNAHDTAEAHGAPLGKEEIALTKKGMGWDENKHFHVPDEVYALFKDRAADNQKDKAAWQADVDAWKKANAELAAQLDKFEARYVPEDLYEQLLKALPEKEDATRNISNAIQQIVAEKVPSLIGGSADLAPSTKTLIKKSGSIAKSSFEGRNLHFGIREHGMGAVCNALALSGGIIPYGATFLIFSDYMRPSIRLSALGDMQVLWIFTHDSVFLGEDGPTHQPVEQLWALRHIPHLAVVRPADALETAAAWALALSRKKAPTAFSLTRQKLPHFKRDDGFDPKDVLKGAYIAQEATGGKPDVVLIATGSEVQLAVGARERLEKAGKKVRVVSAPCLDVFEEQDKAYRDKVLPPGTKRASIEAGITLPWRAWVGDGGLTIGIDRYGASAPDKIIAQKLGFTVDAVTEKLTTWLG